The genomic segment GCCATAGGAGGAGGGTTGGCAGAGTGGTGGGATGTGTAAGTACTTCTCACAAGGACCCCAGGAAGCTCTGCTGTGAATTCAGAGCAGTCATTAGCAGGCAGCTTTAAGTGATTGTGAACAGTAAGTAAAGAAATCTCTTGATTGTAATACTCTCTCGCAAAGCAATAATATCCCAGTGGGTGGTCATCAGTAATGATGGATGCAGCTTTATAACAGCAGCCCTGGAACTGCTTTTGGAAAGCGAATCTCACTTTTATTTCCTTCTATCCAGTTGCAATAGTTACTTAGTGATTTGTTCTAGAGCAGCAGAGAAGGTAGGTAGGAGGCAGGCTCATCTGAGGGTTATAGTTATAGTACAGGCTCCATTCACGTCCCTCAGTAACCTTACATTGTGGTACTCCAAGATTATTTATTATACAGCTTCTTAATTGTTTCCTTGTAGCCAGTAGAAGTCCTGCACCTCAGAAAACATCTCAGCACCTATGATCTATTtcctcatctatctatctatctattgtatatATCTATCCATCATCTATCTAACACCAtctcttctatctattatctatggcACATCTCTTTAAAGCTACAGCAGTGACAATTAGATTTGGGGGTGACTGCAGGACCCAGGGTGCCTTGGGTGCAGCTCTCAGACTTGCTTTTGTTAAACCTGAGCAAAGGTTATTCAGAATGACAGACAAAGCCTGGAGTGCTGTGGCCAAATGAGCCCTGGACTTCTCCAGATGGGACCATCTCCATTGCAAATACCCtgcattgtaaaaaataaagcaTCTCTGCCACAGTCATAACATAATTAATAGCACAGAGGAGGAACAACAACTATCATCAGGGTAATTGGGGGGCACTTGATCGCTTAACCTGCTGAGTGTCAAAAATCCTAGTTTACAATATGGTAGCGTTTACTGAAATGTAGGAGATTAGAATACACTGTAATAAGACTGATAAATGGCTggaacgatagatagatagatagatagatagatagatagatagatagatagatagatagatagatagatatgagatagatagatagatagatagatagatagagagatatgagatagatagatagatagatagatagatagatagatagatagatatgagatagatagatagatagatagatagatagatagatagatagatatgagatagatagatgggaagatagatagatagatagatagatagatagatagatagatagatagatagatagatagatgtgtaaCTTTGATATACCTTAAGTTGGTAGAACATAAGTTCGAAATGTattaaaaatgattattttttctcATTACTGTTAGTATTAGTAGTAGGATAGCATCAATAAAATTGACCAGAAGAATGACGCAAGTGTCAATAGTGTTTAATGAGGGCCTCCAAATATTAGATTCATTTCACTATTCATAATAATGCAAAAACAATGACAATATCTATGACTAAATAATAAGTACGATACAACACATGGTAAAAGTAAATAGCATATAAAGTAATAGTAAAAGTAATCTAAAAATTACACTTCACTTAACCAAAACATTCAAAATTTTGAAATAAGAATTCCTAACCCACATTATCATGTCTTCTATGCTCAGAAATATTCTGTATATTTTAAACTACACAAAACATCCCCCCAAATTGTCTTTAGGACAGAAAAGGAGAAATAGTTTCTTGTCTAGTTCATTAGATTAATTAATTTTCAGCCGCTTACAATAATTAACAAGCTGCATTAAGTGGAGGGAAATTACTTTACATCACCAGTACTCAATGtgtgatgattattattattagattatttatttttatttatattactaacaataataataatggatACAATTTTATTGCAcattttcattatatatatatatatatatatagtttgtaTATTATTACAATCGCTAGAATTAACAtaattagcattttttttaagTCTAAAATCACAAGTGGTGgtgaccccataacagttacACCTGCCCTATAATTCCGCCTCCTCCTTTGCTCTGTGGTCACACTGACACGTTAATTACCTGTGTCCGGATGAAGACGGATGGAGATTGAAGGATGGCGCACCTCAATGAAAGCCTCAGACTCCTTTGCGTCATATTTGGGCACAATGCCCCCTCTTCTGTCAGTCACACCTCGGACATTTGCTGATTAGGCAGTTCTCTGTTATATATCTGGATAATGTAGATCCATCGGGGaagcggaaaaaaaaattaaaagttgacCCTGCGCTTACCGGCATTTATTACAAATCCGCAGAGCTCAGGACAGTGGAAGGACAGAGAAATGTTACATGTGACTCAAGTAAATTGCAAAATGTGCAAATAAATTCACGTGCaaagtataaaatacatttgatgTAATTTTTGTCATTATATCCGTCTTTGGGTTGGAGGCTCCTGGGAGCAAAACGCGTCTTATCTGTCCTTGTTCACATGAATTGTGCGTGATCGGTCGTACACTGGAAGTCAGGCGATCTGATCGGACGTCCTGCTTCCAATACACTGCACAAGATTATtagattatatatagagatgcaCTGTATAGTCTTACTTTTATTATATATTAGATgatagatatagagagatagataataaatagatagatagataataaatagatagatagatagatagatagatagatagatagataggagatagatagatagatagataaatagattaaagatagatatgatatacatGGATTTATATGGGTAAATCTATTTATATGGGAAAtctatctgtctgtttatctatctatctatctcatatctacatCTCTGTCTTCCTTTCTCTTTCCAACCACTTACAGCAGCTATCAGTTATTAGATATCAGTTATTAGATTACAGGGCggaaatacaataaataaaataaataaataaaataaataaatagtaataTCATTCTTCTGTTGATGAGATATTTTATTTCTAAATGACAAATCCTCTTCATCCTACTTATCAAACATCACCCCACAGAATGATAAGACATAGAAGACATTACAGCACTCTCTGCAGTCTCCAGGATGTCGCACATAATCTCTCCAGCACCTTGAGGATTATCAGATCTCTGTCACTATATGGATGACATCTGAGGTGAAGGCAGATCGAGGAATGTCATGAGTAGATGAGGGAAGTCCCAGGCCAGAAGGGGTTAATGAAGGAGCGATGACGTCACTCGGGGCTCTAGTAAGAGGTTGGAGCTTCTCCATAGCGATGCTTCAGACTCCTGGACCTGGACTCATAGAGGAAGGAGATCATTAATAGAGAGGAGGCTCAGGATCTATGTCACCTCCAAGTGCAGCCTGAGGAGCCCTCCACTGCTGCACCCACAGCATGCCCAGCTCTGCCCTGTGAGGGATCTGCTCTGCAGCAGGTACATCATCATCTTATGTCTGTGTGTGGCTGTGCGGCACTGCCTGCTGGTGTGAACCATGTCCATGGCTAAGACAGTGATCAAGTTTAGGACTGGGCAAGCTTTGTCCATTACATGTTGTTCTTGTTGGCGCCTGTAGCCAACTttagtgctgtgtgtgtatgtgtatgtgtataatataatatatatatatatatatatatatatatatatatatatatatatatatatatatatatgtgtgtatgtgtatagtatatatatgtatacgtgtgtgtatgtataatatatatatatatatatatatatattatgtgattCTCTGACTTGAAAACCTACATATCTATGGAAACCCACTCGACaaactcagctctactacatcgttCCTTATAGTAATGTAAATATATGCCTGCATGTGGTTGAAATTAATGTAAATAATTGGATTTAAAATTTTTAACTAGAGATAAATGGATATAGATCatacatagatattagataaGTAGATAagtagatacatatatatatatatatatatatatatatatatatatatatgatagatagatagatagatagatgtaagatagatagatagatattagagagaTAATTTGTCTTCTGTACTTTAGGATTAGATAGTAGATATTCGCTGTTCTGAAGTAACCGCATCCTCATGAATTGATCCACATAACAGAATTAGCTGTAACATGAGGCACTCAGCCTTGTATATCTGTATTTGATGTAGTGATATAATGTCATGTTAAATATATTCtgtgcatgtgtgtatgtatatatatatatatatatggttcgTTGTTTTTCGACCTTTAGTTTATTATATTGTCACCTACCCCATCCCACATTTCCATGGTGAATCCAAACTCAGGACCTGAGGTCCCCCTCTTGGTTTCCATCTCTCCTCTCACCGCTGACATGTTTATCCATGCTTGTGAATGGCAATAGACAGATTATTTCATAAGCGGGGCACTGAAGGCTGCTCATTTATAGCAAAATCATTCCATCATTCATTGTGCTAGATcattttcaggggttaaaaaaaaagcagcaggaattattatataaaaatataattagattttttatgtaaaaatttctattattattattattattattatttaggaaCGCCAAATAGACATGaataaaatataattataaaCAGGAGTCCTGGTAGTTTtgactatttctgtttttctgttttattatgttaataaatatataattgaTAATAACTAATAAttttgtttaaataaataaataattatgccATATTTAAATGCAGTTTTGTGATGTACCATGGAAGTGTGTGCAATGtacttatttatttacatttacCTTTAATTTTTTCGCAGCCAGTAatgtttattatatatttttatttactaatatttacttttacatttcctttttttcatatattatttttatttcgtATTTATTTAAATGTATATTTTTGACATGTTTATATTTAacttttcattattattattattattatttgtatttaaTATTTATTGTATGATTGATGGGAATAATTTTAAATTAATAATTAGTTTTAATGAATTGAATATTCTTGAAACAAAATATTTCAAATCCAGATTTAGCAATAGAAAGGTGAAAACAGAGATTAGGGGGTGGATTACACATGGATATACATTGCCTATAATCTCAGGGCACAAAGACATCCTCATGTTATTTCTGAGCTTCATCCTGATCTAATGAAAACCATTCTGGGTTACTTGTCACAGTAAGGAGGTTAATTGCATTTTAATTAATAGTTGTATTACCAGGAACCTTTGCTTTGTACATAGAGTACCCTGTAGCAATAGTCTGCATCACCTATTGTTAGATTATTGCAAATTATGGCTACAATGTAatgataaatataatgtgttactgaaataactgcagtggttGGATGCTCTGTattagggaaaaaataaatagatagatagatagatagatagatagatagatagatagatagatataggtatagagatagatagatatagatagacagatacaaAAATGATATGaagtagataaataatagataaatgataaatagatggatagatagataatatagatagaGATGAGATAGATAAAACGATAGACAGATCGATAAatagataatatagatagatagagatgagatgtatagataaatagatagataaaagatgcaaaaaggcagcacatgcaaaaaagtgaaagaaaaaatGTTTATTCACCTATGTGGACagtaaacatttttttctttcacttttttgAGTGTGCTGCTTTTTTGCATCTTTTACCTTTTTAGGCATTGGTCTAGTCTCATTAGCACCTCTTTTTTTACCTTCTTACTTTTCTGTGTCTGGTGCTGCCATTTTTATTATGTAtttctagatagatagacagatagagtatttctagatagatatatattacatagataaatagatagacagagagatatgagagagatggatagatagatatgagatagatagatagatagatagatagatagatagatattagatagatagatagatagatagacagacagagagatatgagatagatagatagatagatagatagatagatatgagagagatagatagatattagatagatagatagatagatagatagatagatagatagatagatagatagatatgacattgataggagatatatatgagatagataaatagatagatagatagatagatagatagatagatatgagatagatagatagatagatagatagatagatagatagatacatagatagatagatagatagatagatagatagacatagacAAAAAGTGATCCAATAAAAGGTCAGCTAAAAATTAGAAACTGACTTAAAGATCTGGCTGTCTGTCTTAGAATTTCTATAAACTTTTATCTACAAAAAccttaaaaaataatatttcctCTTATTTTAGGTATTAACCAGACTAAGGAACTTCCTTCATCTGGGATCTGCAGAAATGGCCACCAGCCCATTAACAGTCACAAACGACCACCTTTTGTCCTCTCCTCCAAACTCCTACCAAGACTCCCTTCAGTCAAGAGTCAGTCACTCCAACATGAAACCAAACCAAGTCAGCCAAGTCACTTTGTATGGCATCCCTATTGTATCGCTGGTCATAGATGGGCAGGAGAGGTTGTGCCTTGCCCAAATCTCTAACACACTCCTTAAAAACTATAGCTACAATGAGATCCACAACAGGCGGGTAGCCCTTGGTATCACCTGTGTGCAGTGCACCCCAGTTCAGTTGGAAATCTTGAGAAGGGCAGGAGCAATGCCCATATCTTCACGAAGATGTGGAATGATTACTAAAAGGGAGGCTGAGAGACTGTGCAAGTCCTTCTTAGGAGAGAACCGGCCACCAAAGCTTCCAGATAACTTTGCATTTGATGTTAGTCATGAATGTGCATGGGGGTGCAGGGGGAACTTCATCCCGGCAAGGTACAACAGCTCCAGAGCTAAGTGTATTAAATGCACCTACTGCAACATGTACTTCTCTCCAAACAAGttcattttccattcacatagaacCCCAGAAGCTAAATACACCcagcctgatgctgccaacttcaATTCATGGAGGAGACATCTTAAGCTCTCAGATAAGACCCCTCCAGATGAAATGGTATTTGCCTGGGAAGATGTCAAAGCAATGTTCAATGGTGGCAGCCGAAAGAGGGCTTTAAGTCATGCACATTGCCAAAGTCTGAGCAGCGTAAAAGCAAGCAATGGCCTCTTGCCACACATGATTGGTCAAGACCTCAATCAGAAGAGGCCAAGGTTCGAAGAAGAAGAAGAGATAGAGCCCACCAACATCACAAACAAGACCCAAAGAAGTTACCCTGTCATCCCAGTCCCCAGCAAAGGATTTGGCATGTTGCAAAAattccccgccagcaccctctttCCAAGTCCATACACTTTCCCAGCCTTTGGCCTGTGTCAGAAAAAAGATGATGCTGATACAGTCAATGGCCAGAAGACCAGTGCATTGTCAGGACTATTCTGGCCTGGTAGAAAAGATGCATTTTATCCCCCTTTTTGTATGTTTTGGCCACCAAGAACTCCTGGTGGACTTCCAGTTCCTACCTATCTCCAGCCTCAACCCAGCACCCTTACTTCTATTACAGACAACCCAACTCTAAGACAGGCCTTCCTAGAGCTGGCAGACCAGAGTGATGCCAGCAACCTCAGCAACACTGGAGACACCTTGTTCGAAACCGAATGTTCCAGCTCTCCAGTGTCCAGCGACATCAGACCCTCCTCTGAAACCAGGACCAACGTCTTGGAGGTCCCTTCCTTCCCAATTCGGAAACAGAGCTACCATTCCGCCTTCCGGCCTGTGGTCAAAGACGCCGAGAGCATTGCCAAATTGCATGGCAACCTTGAGGACTTCCAAAACGATAGGCATGTGTCACCCGGCACTAGCTGCAGTTACCAAAGTGACAGCTCGGACTCTGATGAAGAGCAGGACGTGGATGTGGAAACCAACAAGCCGCCTGGTGAAGACGAAGAGGAAAGTCTCAGCAGTCAGTTTCTGCAGAGTAGAGGACTGGTAGAAAGCAACGAGAAAACATGCAAAGACCGTTCCCCCTTCTCCAGTTCCAGGAGCGAAACGCAGGCCGAGAAAATGGAAAACGCAGAACATCCTTCTTCCACCCCA from the Bufo bufo chromosome 2, aBufBuf1.1, whole genome shotgun sequence genome contains:
- the SKOR2 gene encoding SKI family transcriptional corepressor 2 is translated as MATSPLTVTNDHLLSSPPNSYQDSLQSRVSHSNMKPNQVSQVTLYGIPIVSLVIDGQERLCLAQISNTLLKNYSYNEIHNRRVALGITCVQCTPVQLEILRRAGAMPISSRRCGMITKREAERLCKSFLGENRPPKLPDNFAFDVSHECAWGCRGNFIPARYNSSRAKCIKCTYCNMYFSPNKFIFHSHRTPEAKYTQPDAANFNSWRRHLKLSDKTPPDEMVFAWEDVKAMFNGGSRKRALSHAHCQSLSSVKASNGLLPHMIGQDLNQKRPRFEEEEEIEPTNITNKTQRSYPVIPVPSKGFGMLQKFPASTLFPSPYTFPAFGLCQKKDDADTVNGQKTSALSGLFWPGRKDAFYPPFCMFWPPRTPGGLPVPTYLQPQPSTLTSITDNPTLRQAFLELADQSDASNLSNTGDTLFETECSSSPVSSDIRPSSETRTNVLEVPSFPIRKQSYHSAFRPVVKDAESIAKLHGNLEDFQNDRHVSPGTSCSYQSDSSDSDEEQDVDVETNKPPGEDEEESLSSQFLQSRGLVESNEKTCKDRSPFSSSRSETQAEKMENAEHPSSTPKDSSPRHTSVEEPCYKDTQKSKENNGNLSSKEDSYPDKSKEIHFYVTESDASAGEFWREIPGEASQDGSSPALKKDMGSMGKEELQKVLFEQIDLRRRLEQEFQVLKGTPSFPVFNNFHDQMKRELAYREEMVQQLQIIPYAASLIRKEKLGTHLSKS